Proteins co-encoded in one Mastacembelus armatus chromosome 24, fMasArm1.2, whole genome shotgun sequence genomic window:
- the tshr gene encoding thyrotropin receptor isoform X2, whose protein sequence is MQVITCALFTLLTLPISTVSEADSCPAVCECSEWKTHTISCFDIDILPRFPASTETLWLFETRLSSVPVDAFANMVNISRIEIRNAKSLTYIDPAAFKNLPNLKYLGIFNTGLTRFPELSNIHSNDMNFILEIVDHPYITEIPANSFRGITSDVLTVMLYGNGFREIQHHAFNGTKLDQVDLHRNHYLTKMDERAFTGTISGPMLLDVSLTGIISLPATGLDSLRELKARNTWALKKLPPIKTFKHLTIANLTYPSHCCGFKNIKKKRGFLEYIICNLTAFYDQHHKRSVGPLRMPSLQGDSVVSDQEPNDRSHRESEQDWSRGDFHGSLHYHAYFGGQPDEDVGFGETLKNPQEDTSQDFDSRYDYVVCEEGEEVACAPVPDEFNPCEDIMGFGFLRVSVWFVSLLAVLGNVVVLLVLLTSHYKLSVSRFLMCHLAFADLCMGIYLLLIASVDIHTRSEYYNHAIDWQTGPGCGLAGFFTVFASELSVYTLTVITLERWYAITFAMRLDRKLRLHHAAAVMLGGWIFCLILAVLPLVGVSSYQKVSICLPMDTQSTVAQVYILSVLVLNILAFFVICACYFKIYCAVHNPHYRSGSKDTNIAKRMAVLIFTDFLCMAPISFYAMSAVLDQPLITVSNSKILLVLFYPLNSCANPFLYAIFTKAFMGDVFILLSKVGLCQQRAQLFRGQTVSSKGSSGTYQIRRDKDRIRKEGRRGQKEVPIHLKMCYHQAVSQQKSSEESQSLDI, encoded by the exons ATGCAGGTGATAACGTGCGCGTTGTTCACGCTGCTCACGCTCCCTATCAGCACCGTGTCGGAGGCTGACTCCTGCCCCGCGGTCTGCGAGTGCTCTGAGTGGAAAACTCATACAATCTCCTGCTTTGACATTGACATTCTCCCCAGGTTTCCAGCAAGCACGGAGACGCT GTGGCTTTTTGAGACCCGTCTGTCATCTGTGCCAGTGGATGCATTTGCCAACATGGTCAACATCTCAAGGAT AGAGATACGTAATGCAAAGAGTCTCACCTACATTGACCCAGCGGCCTTTAAGAATCTCCCAAACCTCAAATACCT GGGGATTTTTAATACTGGCCTCACTCGTTTCCCTGAGTTGAGCAACATCCACTCTAATGATATGAACTTCATATT GGAAATTGTTGATCATCCCTACATCACAGAGATCCCGGCCAACTCGTTCCGTGGCATCACCAGCGATGTGCTGACAGT GATGCTGTATGGGAACGGCTTCAGAGAAATCCAACATCATGCCTTCAATGGGACCAAGCTAGACCAAGT AGACCTTCACAGGAATCACTATTTGACCAAGATGGATGAAAGGGCTTTCACAGGCACAATCAGCGGCCCCATGCTTCT cgATGTGTCCCTGACAGGGATCATCTCGCTTCCAGCCACAGGCTTGGATTCACTCAGGGAACTGAAGGCGCGCAACACCTGGGCCCTCAAAAAACTCCCGCCCATCAAAACCTTCAAGCACCTGACCATCGCCAACCTCACCTACCCCAGCCACTGCTGCGgcttcaaaaacatcaaaaagaaACGAGG ctttttggagtacATCATCTGTAATCTGACTGCTTTTTACGACCAGCATCACAAGCGCTCTGTTGGACCCCTCCGTATGCCTTCCCTCCAAGGGGATAGTGTGGTCTCAGACCAGGAACCAAATGATAGAAGTCACAGAGAATCCGAGCAAGACTGGAGCAGAGGTGACTTCCATGGCAGCCTCCACTACCACGCCTACTTTGGTGGTCAGCCAGATGAGGATGTGGGTTTTGGAGAAACCCTCAAGAACCCCCAGGAGGACACCAGCCAAGACTTTGACAGTCGTTATGATTATGTGGTGtgtgaagaaggagaggaggtggCGTGTGCACCAGTGCCTGATGAGTTTAATCCTTGTGAGGACATAATGGGTTTTGGCTTCCTGCGAGTATCTGTGTGGTTTGTGAGCCTACTGGCCGTTCTGGGAAATGTGGTGGTGCTCCTGGTGCTGCTCACCAGCCACTACAAGCTGTCAGTCTCACGCTTCCTCATGTGTCACCTAGCCTTTGCAGATCTGTGCATGGGGATTTATCTGCTGCTAATTGCCTCTGTGGACATCCACACCCGATCCGAGTACTACAACCATGCCATAGACTGGCAAACTGGCCCTGGCTGTGGACTTGCAGGGTTTTTTACAGTCTTTGCCAGTGAACTGTCTGTCTACACTCTGACAGTGATCACTCTTGAGAGGTGGTACGCTATCACCTTTGCTATGCGACTGGATCGTAAATTGCGTTTGCACCATGCAGCAGCCGTGATGCTAGGCGGCTGGATCTTCTGCCTCATCCTGGCCGTGCTTCCTCTGGTCGGAGTGAGCAGTTACCAGAAGGTCAGCATCTGTCTCCCAATGGACACCCAGTCCACAGTGGCTCAGGTCTACATCTTGTCAGTCCTGGTCCTCAACATCCTGGCCTTTTTTGTTATCTGTGCTTGTTACTTCAAGATCTACTGCGCAGTTCACAACCCTCACTACCGCTCTGGATCCAAGGATACCAACATCGCCAAGCGCATGGCTGTCCTCATCTTTACTGACTTCTTGTGCATGGCACCTATTTCCTTCTACGCCATGTCAGCAGTGCTGGATCAGCCACTCATCACTGTGTCCAACTCCAAGATTTTATTGGTGCTTTTCTACCCACTCAATTCCTGTGCCAACCCATTCCTCTACGCCATTTTCACCAAGGCCTTCATGGGGGATGTATTCATCCTGCTCAGTAAGGTGGGACTTTGTCAGCAGCGAGCACAGCTGTTCAGAGGCCAGACAGTCTCGTCAAAGGGCAGCAGTGGGACATACCAGATCCGTAGAGACAAGGATAGGATtaggaaagaaggaagaagaggtCAGAAAGAGGTGCCCATCCACTTGAAAATGTGCTACCACCAAGCAGTCAGTCAGCAGAAAAGCTCTGAAGAGAGTCAGAGCCTGGACATATGA
- the tshr gene encoding thyrotropin receptor isoform X1 yields the protein MQVITCALFTLLTLPISTVSEADSCPAVCECSEWKTHTISCFDIDILPRFPASTETLWLFETRLSSVPVDAFANMVNISRIYISVDMTLQRLERHSFYSLRKITHIEIRNAKSLTYIDPAAFKNLPNLKYLGIFNTGLTRFPELSNIHSNDMNFILEIVDHPYITEIPANSFRGITSDVLTVMLYGNGFREIQHHAFNGTKLDQVDLHRNHYLTKMDERAFTGTISGPMLLDVSLTGIISLPATGLDSLRELKARNTWALKKLPPIKTFKHLTIANLTYPSHCCGFKNIKKKRGFLEYIICNLTAFYDQHHKRSVGPLRMPSLQGDSVVSDQEPNDRSHRESEQDWSRGDFHGSLHYHAYFGGQPDEDVGFGETLKNPQEDTSQDFDSRYDYVVCEEGEEVACAPVPDEFNPCEDIMGFGFLRVSVWFVSLLAVLGNVVVLLVLLTSHYKLSVSRFLMCHLAFADLCMGIYLLLIASVDIHTRSEYYNHAIDWQTGPGCGLAGFFTVFASELSVYTLTVITLERWYAITFAMRLDRKLRLHHAAAVMLGGWIFCLILAVLPLVGVSSYQKVSICLPMDTQSTVAQVYILSVLVLNILAFFVICACYFKIYCAVHNPHYRSGSKDTNIAKRMAVLIFTDFLCMAPISFYAMSAVLDQPLITVSNSKILLVLFYPLNSCANPFLYAIFTKAFMGDVFILLSKVGLCQQRAQLFRGQTVSSKGSSGTYQIRRDKDRIRKEGRRGQKEVPIHLKMCYHQAVSQQKSSEESQSLDI from the exons ATGCAGGTGATAACGTGCGCGTTGTTCACGCTGCTCACGCTCCCTATCAGCACCGTGTCGGAGGCTGACTCCTGCCCCGCGGTCTGCGAGTGCTCTGAGTGGAAAACTCATACAATCTCCTGCTTTGACATTGACATTCTCCCCAGGTTTCCAGCAAGCACGGAGACGCT GTGGCTTTTTGAGACCCGTCTGTCATCTGTGCCAGTGGATGCATTTGCCAACATGGTCAACATCTCAAGGAT ttATATATCGGTGGACATGACACTGCAGAGGCTTGAGAGGCACTCGTTCTACAGCCTGAGGAAAATCACCCACAT AGAGATACGTAATGCAAAGAGTCTCACCTACATTGACCCAGCGGCCTTTAAGAATCTCCCAAACCTCAAATACCT GGGGATTTTTAATACTGGCCTCACTCGTTTCCCTGAGTTGAGCAACATCCACTCTAATGATATGAACTTCATATT GGAAATTGTTGATCATCCCTACATCACAGAGATCCCGGCCAACTCGTTCCGTGGCATCACCAGCGATGTGCTGACAGT GATGCTGTATGGGAACGGCTTCAGAGAAATCCAACATCATGCCTTCAATGGGACCAAGCTAGACCAAGT AGACCTTCACAGGAATCACTATTTGACCAAGATGGATGAAAGGGCTTTCACAGGCACAATCAGCGGCCCCATGCTTCT cgATGTGTCCCTGACAGGGATCATCTCGCTTCCAGCCACAGGCTTGGATTCACTCAGGGAACTGAAGGCGCGCAACACCTGGGCCCTCAAAAAACTCCCGCCCATCAAAACCTTCAAGCACCTGACCATCGCCAACCTCACCTACCCCAGCCACTGCTGCGgcttcaaaaacatcaaaaagaaACGAGG ctttttggagtacATCATCTGTAATCTGACTGCTTTTTACGACCAGCATCACAAGCGCTCTGTTGGACCCCTCCGTATGCCTTCCCTCCAAGGGGATAGTGTGGTCTCAGACCAGGAACCAAATGATAGAAGTCACAGAGAATCCGAGCAAGACTGGAGCAGAGGTGACTTCCATGGCAGCCTCCACTACCACGCCTACTTTGGTGGTCAGCCAGATGAGGATGTGGGTTTTGGAGAAACCCTCAAGAACCCCCAGGAGGACACCAGCCAAGACTTTGACAGTCGTTATGATTATGTGGTGtgtgaagaaggagaggaggtggCGTGTGCACCAGTGCCTGATGAGTTTAATCCTTGTGAGGACATAATGGGTTTTGGCTTCCTGCGAGTATCTGTGTGGTTTGTGAGCCTACTGGCCGTTCTGGGAAATGTGGTGGTGCTCCTGGTGCTGCTCACCAGCCACTACAAGCTGTCAGTCTCACGCTTCCTCATGTGTCACCTAGCCTTTGCAGATCTGTGCATGGGGATTTATCTGCTGCTAATTGCCTCTGTGGACATCCACACCCGATCCGAGTACTACAACCATGCCATAGACTGGCAAACTGGCCCTGGCTGTGGACTTGCAGGGTTTTTTACAGTCTTTGCCAGTGAACTGTCTGTCTACACTCTGACAGTGATCACTCTTGAGAGGTGGTACGCTATCACCTTTGCTATGCGACTGGATCGTAAATTGCGTTTGCACCATGCAGCAGCCGTGATGCTAGGCGGCTGGATCTTCTGCCTCATCCTGGCCGTGCTTCCTCTGGTCGGAGTGAGCAGTTACCAGAAGGTCAGCATCTGTCTCCCAATGGACACCCAGTCCACAGTGGCTCAGGTCTACATCTTGTCAGTCCTGGTCCTCAACATCCTGGCCTTTTTTGTTATCTGTGCTTGTTACTTCAAGATCTACTGCGCAGTTCACAACCCTCACTACCGCTCTGGATCCAAGGATACCAACATCGCCAAGCGCATGGCTGTCCTCATCTTTACTGACTTCTTGTGCATGGCACCTATTTCCTTCTACGCCATGTCAGCAGTGCTGGATCAGCCACTCATCACTGTGTCCAACTCCAAGATTTTATTGGTGCTTTTCTACCCACTCAATTCCTGTGCCAACCCATTCCTCTACGCCATTTTCACCAAGGCCTTCATGGGGGATGTATTCATCCTGCTCAGTAAGGTGGGACTTTGTCAGCAGCGAGCACAGCTGTTCAGAGGCCAGACAGTCTCGTCAAAGGGCAGCAGTGGGACATACCAGATCCGTAGAGACAAGGATAGGATtaggaaagaaggaagaagaggtCAGAAAGAGGTGCCCATCCACTTGAAAATGTGCTACCACCAAGCAGTCAGTCAGCAGAAAAGCTCTGAAGAGAGTCAGAGCCTGGACATATGA